The Vallitalea okinawensis genome window below encodes:
- a CDS encoding response regulator transcription factor gives MSFKILVVEDEMRMREFIKEYFEEEEWITLEASNGSEALDLFSRETIDLVILDIMMPGLDGKYVCSKIREESDVGIIMLTALEDETSQLECYNLGADDYITKPFMPKVLVAKVKRFLYRLDGTIAHSTYENDKLKINFDQRVVSIDGTKVDFSPKEFNLLIYLIKANGAVKTRDQILDEIWGYDYYGSTRVVDNHILKIRTKLGCYGSMITTVVGMGYKYEKD, from the coding sequence ATGAGTTTTAAAATTTTAGTTGTAGAAGATGAAATGAGAATGCGAGAATTTATAAAAGAATATTTTGAAGAAGAGGAATGGATTACACTTGAAGCTTCAAATGGTAGTGAAGCTTTAGATCTTTTTTCAAGAGAAACAATTGATTTGGTGATCTTAGACATTATGATGCCAGGACTTGATGGTAAGTATGTTTGTTCTAAAATTAGAGAGGAGTCAGATGTTGGTATTATTATGCTAACTGCATTAGAAGATGAGACGTCTCAATTGGAGTGTTATAATTTAGGTGCTGATGATTATATAACAAAACCTTTTATGCCTAAAGTATTGGTTGCTAAAGTAAAAAGATTTTTGTACCGATTAGATGGAACAATTGCTCATTCGACATATGAGAACGACAAACTTAAAATTAACTTCGATCAAAGAGTTGTTTCTATTGATGGTACAAAAGTTGATTTTTCGCCTAAGGAATTCAATTTATTGATCTATTTAATAAAAGCAAATGGGGCTGTAAAAACTAGAGATCAAATTTTAGATGAGATATGGGGATATGATTATTATGGTAGTACAAGAGTTGTAGATAATCATATCTTAAAAATAAGAACCAAATTAGGCTGTTATGGTTCAATGATTACAACCGTAGTTGGTATGGGATATAAATATGAGAAAGACTAA
- the guaA gene encoding glutamine-hydrolyzing GMP synthase → MRHELVIVLDFGGQYNQLIARRVREANVYCEVMPYDTPLEEIKEKNPKGIIFTGGPSVVYEEDAPIVDKGIFDLDIPVLGICYGCQMMGYLLGGEVSKADQREYGKTELKVNSKSALFNTVEEETTCWMSHTYYISEPPKGFDITATTETCPVAAMENKEKKLYGVQFHPEVLHTPEGNKMLRNFLKEVCVCSGDWIMKDFASESIKAIKEKIGDKKVLCALSGGVDSSVAAVLIHKAVGKQLTCIFVDHGLLRKNEGDEVEQIFSEQFDMNLIRVNVQERFLGRLAGKDDPEEKRKIIGEEFIRVFEEEAKKIGKVDFLVQGTIYPDVIESGTKNAAVIKSHHNVGGLPDHVDFKEIIEPLRDLFKDEVRQLGRELGIPEFLVSRQPFPGPGLAIRVIGDLTEEKLDILRDADYIFREEIAKAGLQPEIGQYFAVLTNTRSVGVMGDERTYDYTIALRAVSTTDFMTADWTRIPYDVLDIVSRRIVNEVSQVNRIVYDITSKPPATIEWE, encoded by the coding sequence ATGCGTCATGAATTAGTCATCGTACTAGACTTTGGTGGACAGTATAATCAACTTATTGCAAGAAGGGTAAGAGAAGCTAATGTATACTGTGAAGTAATGCCTTATGATACTCCTTTAGAAGAGATTAAAGAAAAAAATCCAAAAGGTATTATTTTTACAGGTGGACCAAGTGTTGTATATGAAGAAGATGCACCAATTGTAGATAAAGGTATTTTTGATTTAGATATTCCTGTATTAGGTATTTGCTACGGTTGCCAAATGATGGGCTACTTATTAGGTGGTGAAGTAAGCAAAGCTGATCAAAGAGAATATGGTAAAACAGAGTTAAAAGTAAATTCAAAAAGTGCTTTGTTTAATACTGTAGAAGAAGAAACAACTTGTTGGATGAGTCATACTTACTATATTTCAGAACCTCCAAAAGGTTTTGATATAACAGCTACCACAGAAACTTGTCCAGTAGCAGCAATGGAAAATAAAGAGAAGAAATTATATGGTGTTCAATTCCATCCAGAAGTACTTCATACACCAGAAGGAAATAAGATGTTAAGAAATTTCTTAAAAGAGGTCTGTGTATGTAGTGGGGATTGGATCATGAAAGATTTTGCTAGTGAATCCATAAAAGCTATTAAAGAAAAAATCGGTGATAAGAAAGTACTTTGTGCTCTTTCTGGTGGAGTAGATTCATCAGTAGCAGCAGTTCTTATTCATAAAGCAGTTGGTAAGCAATTAACATGTATTTTCGTTGATCATGGTCTACTTCGTAAAAATGAAGGTGATGAAGTAGAACAAATCTTTAGTGAGCAATTCGATATGAACCTTATTCGTGTAAATGTTCAAGAACGTTTCCTAGGTCGATTAGCAGGGAAAGACGATCCAGAGGAAAAACGTAAGATCATTGGTGAAGAATTTATCCGTGTTTTTGAAGAAGAAGCCAAGAAAATTGGAAAAGTTGATTTCTTAGTACAAGGTACAATTTATCCAGACGTAATTGAAAGTGGTACAAAGAATGCTGCAGTTATTAAGAGTCACCATAACGTTGGAGGGCTACCTGACCACGTAGACTTTAAAGAAATAATTGAACCTTTACGTGATCTTTTTAAAGATGAGGTAAGACAATTAGGTAGAGAATTAGGTATCCCAGAATTCTTAGTTAGTCGTCAACCTTTCCCAGGACCAGGTCTTGCTATTCGTGTTATTGGTGATTTAACAGAGGAAAAGTTAGATATCTTAAGAGATGCTGATTATATATTTAGAGAAGAGATTGCAAAAGCAGGTCTTCAACCTGAAATTGGACAATATTTCGCAGTATTGACCAATACACGAAGTGTAGGTGTTATGGGGGACGAGAGAACCTACGATTACACCATCGCTTTACGTGCAGTGTCAACGACAGATTTTATGACTGCAGATTGGACAAGAATTCCTTACGATGTACTTGATATTGTATCAAGACGTATCGTTAATGAAGTAAGTCAAGTAAATCGTATCGTATATGATATTACTTCTAAACCACCAGCAACTATTGAGTGGGAATAG
- a CDS encoding MBL fold metallo-hydrolase, which produces MSEDWFRVNLVAKNIYAIDDHGHDTIYLIVGSEKALIIDTGWGVGNLRDVISKITNLPVILVNTHGHPDHVSGDYQFDNVHICEDDIPILEGCFKEENRLWALNNPLHGPYPKTFSTESWIQSDLGNIIPIKSGHTFDLGNKIIEVIKLAGHTPGGIALLDKDEKILFSGDSIIKGDIWMHLDHSESLSTYLLCLENLLSQLSMFDIILPSHGEPIKPDIIYELIEGIQAILGGQKKGKPVQTFVGDGLLCEFANCGIVYNNAKL; this is translated from the coding sequence ATGAGTGAAGATTGGTTTAGAGTTAACTTAGTAGCGAAAAATATTTACGCAATTGATGATCATGGACATGATACTATTTACCTTATTGTTGGTAGTGAAAAAGCTCTTATAATTGATACTGGTTGGGGTGTGGGGAATCTTCGAGATGTCATATCAAAAATTACTAATTTACCAGTCATATTAGTTAATACCCATGGTCATCCTGATCATGTTAGTGGAGATTATCAATTCGATAATGTTCATATCTGCGAAGATGATATCCCTATCCTTGAAGGATGCTTTAAAGAAGAAAATCGTTTATGGGCACTGAATAATCCACTACACGGACCTTATCCAAAAACATTTTCTACTGAAAGCTGGATTCAATCAGATTTAGGTAATATTATTCCTATTAAATCTGGACATACCTTTGATTTAGGAAATAAAATTATAGAAGTTATTAAACTGGCTGGGCATACCCCTGGTGGTATAGCTTTACTAGATAAAGATGAAAAAATACTGTTTTCTGGAGATTCAATAATAAAAGGAGATATATGGATGCACCTTGATCATTCAGAATCTTTAAGCACCTATTTACTCTGTTTAGAGAACCTTCTATCCCAATTGAGTATGTTTGATATTATATTACCTTCACATGGTGAGCCTATAAAGCCAGATATTATTTATGAACTAATTGAAGGTATTCAAGCTATTTTAGGAGGACAGAAAAAGGGTAAACCTGTCCAAACCTTCGTTGGTGACGGATTATTATGTGAGTTTGCTAATTGTGGTATAGTATACAACAATGCTAAACTTTAG
- a CDS encoding DUF6597 domain-containing transcriptional factor — protein sequence MKPDYLNAIVHMNELENQTSFNIIPPSNDLKHIVELFWSIKWNLPDGKVFNQQIIPNPHINIVHYGDSTFVEGVVKKLFEYHLQSSGEILGIKFKIGAFNNLTKVKMSTFTNQKIQIGEILEPTQWENLKDLNSTEEKVVYMENLLLNYAHPVDNKGLFVEKVINYIRENKSITSVDMVAKNFNKNIRSIQRDFDTYVGVNPKWIIRMFRLQELNKELEMDSTPHWADLAAKLGYADQPHMINDFKSILGITPREYKE from the coding sequence ATGAAACCAGACTATTTAAATGCTATTGTGCATATGAATGAACTTGAGAATCAAACAAGTTTCAATATAATCCCTCCAAGTAATGATTTAAAGCATATAGTTGAATTATTTTGGTCCATTAAGTGGAATCTTCCTGATGGGAAAGTATTTAATCAACAAATTATTCCCAATCCTCATATCAATATTGTTCATTATGGTGATTCTACTTTTGTAGAAGGAGTCGTTAAAAAATTGTTTGAATATCATCTGCAGAGTTCTGGTGAGATCTTAGGAATCAAATTCAAAATAGGTGCTTTTAACAACTTGACAAAGGTAAAAATGAGTACATTTACAAATCAAAAAATCCAAATTGGTGAAATACTTGAACCTACTCAATGGGAAAATCTGAAGGATTTGAATAGCACTGAAGAAAAGGTTGTATATATGGAAAATCTCTTACTTAACTACGCACATCCAGTAGATAATAAAGGTTTATTTGTAGAAAAAGTTATCAACTATATACGAGAAAATAAGTCCATAACTTCTGTTGATATGGTTGCTAAAAACTTCAATAAGAATATTAGAAGTATACAAAGAGATTTTGATACCTATGTAGGCGTAAATCCTAAGTGGATCATACGCATGTTCAGGTTGCAGGAACTAAATAAGGAATTAGAAATGGATTCTACTCCTCATTGGGCTGATCTTGCAGCAAAGCTAGGGTATGCAGATCAACCCCATATGATCAATGATTTTAAATCAATTTTAGGCATTACACCAAGAGAATATAAAGAATAG
- a CDS encoding DUF6790 family protein gives MWSLYLYYIVGVMFILPVSSILIEVFSKKKTYNSGEIILIVIKWFVFWGIGLRCLTVGLSQSINPKFTASILQVSEESYVVIRELGFANICLGIVGIASLYFSEWRKAAACSGGIYLGIAGLLHISRISEGINLKEAIAMISDLFILSIVIFYMLYSLRVNSSCQLK, from the coding sequence ATGTGGAGTTTATATTTATATTACATAGTTGGAGTAATGTTTATTTTACCAGTATCATCAATTTTGATTGAGGTTTTTTCTAAAAAGAAAACTTATAATTCAGGTGAAATAATTTTAATAGTCATAAAATGGTTTGTTTTTTGGGGAATCGGTTTACGTTGTTTAACAGTTGGCCTTAGTCAGTCAATAAATCCTAAGTTTACAGCATCAATTCTCCAAGTTAGTGAGGAAAGTTATGTAGTAATCAGAGAATTAGGTTTCGCAAATATTTGCTTGGGTATTGTTGGGATTGCATCATTATATTTTTCTGAATGGAGAAAAGCAGCTGCTTGTTCAGGAGGCATATATTTAGGAATTGCAGGTTTACTACATATTTCTAGAATTTCAGAAGGGATAAATTTAAAAGAGGCAATAGCCATGATTTCGGATTTATTTATACTTTCAATAGTAATTTTTTACATGCTATATTCATTGAGGGTGAATTCCTCATGTCAATTGAAATAA
- a CDS encoding late competence development ComFB family protein: MGLNNYMEDIVFNAIKELMKETEYCSCEKCMYDIAALALNELPPRYIVTERGELYTKTELLHKQYPIDIISVITRAAEIVNKNPHHDHID; this comes from the coding sequence ATGGGACTGAATAATTATATGGAAGATATTGTTTTTAATGCGATAAAAGAATTAATGAAAGAAACCGAATACTGTTCTTGTGAAAAATGTATGTATGATATTGCAGCTTTGGCTTTGAATGAATTACCTCCAAGATACATTGTAACTGAAAGAGGTGAATTATATACCAAAACTGAACTGCTTCATAAACAATACCCTATAGATATCATATCGGTTATTACAAGAGCTGCTGAGATTGTAAATAAAAACCCTCATCATGATCATATAGATTAA
- a CDS encoding HIT family protein has product MGSCEFCNLSSEDEQWLFYTSDFWKVYLADKQDYIGRCIVVSRRHCESLSSLYLQEWDDLKYTIDLLEKVISKALDATMFNWTCLMNNAQKKNETCAHVHFHLRPRYKESIKINDQVYYDEEFAHHYKNDKENKLDSESGEVLFKILKHCMTKMN; this is encoded by the coding sequence ATGGGGAGCTGTGAATTCTGTAATCTGTCATCAGAAGATGAGCAATGGTTATTTTATACAAGTGATTTTTGGAAAGTGTATCTGGCCGATAAGCAAGATTATATCGGACGTTGCATAGTAGTTTCTAGACGTCATTGTGAATCCTTAAGCAGCCTATATCTACAAGAGTGGGATGATTTGAAATATACTATTGACTTATTAGAAAAAGTTATTTCTAAGGCTCTGGATGCAACAATGTTCAATTGGACTTGTTTAATGAATAATGCACAAAAGAAAAATGAAACTTGTGCACATGTCCATTTTCATTTACGCCCTCGATATAAAGAATCAATAAAAATAAATGATCAAGTATATTATGATGAGGAATTTGCTCATCACTATAAAAATGATAAAGAAAATAAACTTGATAGTGAAAGTGGAGAAGTATTATTTAAAATACTGAAACATTGTATGACAAAAATGAATTAA
- the def gene encoding peptide deformylase, with protein sequence MALRNIRTHGDYILRKHSKVVERIDDRILTLLKDMADTMYSENGAGLAAPQVGILKRLVVIDMGEGLINLINPEIVESNGIQEVTEGCLSIPGKWGKLDRPAKVKVKALNDEGKEIIIEGEGDLAKCLCHEIDHLNGVLFIDKVKEFLK encoded by the coding sequence ATGGCATTACGAAATATAAGAACGCACGGGGATTATATTTTAAGAAAGCATAGTAAAGTAGTAGAAAGAATTGATGATAGAATCTTGACTCTATTAAAAGATATGGCTGATACTATGTATTCAGAAAATGGAGCAGGTTTAGCTGCGCCACAGGTAGGAATACTTAAAAGACTAGTTGTAATAGATATGGGGGAAGGGTTAATAAATCTAATTAATCCTGAAATAGTTGAATCTAATGGAATTCAAGAAGTAACAGAAGGTTGTTTGAGTATTCCAGGAAAATGGGGTAAATTAGATAGACCTGCAAAAGTTAAAGTTAAAGCCTTAAATGATGAGGGGAAGGAAATAATAATTGAGGGTGAAGGAGATCTAGCAAAGTGTTTATGCCATGAAATTGACCATCTAAATGGAGTCCTATTTATTGATAAAGTTAAAGAGTTTCTGAAGTAA
- the udk gene encoding uridine kinase, translated as MKDTIIIGIAGGTGSGKTTLVKKLTEQFGEKVVTLCHDYYYRAHDELSLEERARLNYDHPNAFDTDMLIQHLNLLKKDECIERPVYSFVSHNRMEETVNVQPSRVIIVEGILIFENKELRDAFDIKVFVDTDSDVRIIRRLLRDVKERGRCLDAVIDQYLTTVKIMHEEFVEPSKKYADIIIPEGGYNKVALSMLIDKINALLSE; from the coding sequence TTGAAAGATACGATTATCATAGGCATAGCTGGGGGGACCGGCTCTGGTAAGACAACTTTAGTAAAAAAGCTAACTGAACAATTTGGAGAGAAAGTTGTGACATTATGTCATGATTACTATTATAGAGCACATGATGAATTATCACTGGAAGAGAGAGCAAGACTGAATTATGATCATCCTAATGCATTTGATACAGATATGTTAATTCAGCATCTCAATCTATTAAAAAAAGATGAATGTATTGAACGACCAGTATATTCTTTTGTAAGTCATAATCGCATGGAAGAAACAGTCAATGTGCAACCTTCCCGTGTTATTATCGTTGAAGGTATTTTAATTTTTGAAAACAAAGAACTTCGAGATGCTTTCGATATTAAAGTCTTTGTTGATACAGATTCAGATGTACGTATTATCCGCCGTTTATTAAGAGACGTTAAAGAACGCGGTAGATGTTTAGATGCTGTTATCGATCAATATCTAACAACAGTTAAAATCATGCATGAAGAGTTTGTTGAACCAAGTAAAAAGTATGCTGATATTATTATCCCAGAGGGTGGCTATAATAAAGTTGCTTTATCTATGCTTATTGATAAAATAAATGCACTATTATCGGAATAA
- a CDS encoding HAMP domain-containing sensor histidine kinase translates to MRKTKFINSIITKSFIVIITINVVIATISLIIQNFEMEEIYYHLRVDTIENDIEAFEDNLKSSSNETLANDSLATNFYNEHNASVVLLNDDLNIYGSSIFNDFNYVMVKRENDQYSKVLIDYLFDENGKSVHQQLNENTGSEISIRGIHIKGTDYVDAVEIEIDNHVYTNYKAYWEWEETYAAKEDEIQEFFQANVIDVQFKQSSENQLETQSRRLWNIIKQYIYTDMSEQELIQLADQNGETYFEDVDSKLKVYYKIGYVKNDEDEYVFYAMLFTLENVQTIFRALNNFYMIQYLITTLIVILAGLFFARKFKKPMTQLNDYAKHIAAADFETQLHIVSNDETGELCDSLNEISRNLKVKMDELSDEALRKEKEEKRMRMLLASLSHEFKTPLGIIAGFVQMRKDSIKPEKADYHYMVIEDEISRLNSLVLETIELTNYESGTVKTEFMSFRIKKCVHNISRKLSNDARKKNIEIKIDGQETFVIGDVKKIEQVLLNLISNAIKYSYDYEDITIILEVKKEDLYVYIDNTGTAISEEELAHIWDAFYRIETSRNRSSGGSGLGLAIVNNILELHNSDRGIINTSNGIRAYFSLAVDKKET, encoded by the coding sequence ATGAGAAAGACTAAATTCATTAATAGTATTATAACGAAAAGTTTTATAGTAATAATAACCATTAATGTCGTTATTGCAACTATTAGTTTAATCATTCAGAATTTTGAAATGGAAGAGATATACTATCATTTAAGAGTTGATACCATAGAAAATGATATAGAAGCTTTTGAAGACAATTTGAAATCCAGTTCAAACGAGACGTTGGCAAATGATAGTTTAGCTACGAACTTTTATAATGAACATAATGCTTCTGTTGTATTATTAAATGATGACTTAAACATTTATGGAAGTAGTATCTTTAATGATTTTAACTACGTGATGGTTAAAAGAGAAAATGATCAATATTCAAAAGTATTGATAGACTATTTGTTTGATGAAAATGGTAAAAGTGTTCATCAACAACTGAATGAAAACACTGGCTCAGAAATAAGCATAAGAGGTATACATATAAAGGGCACAGATTATGTAGATGCAGTGGAGATAGAAATTGATAATCATGTGTATACCAATTATAAAGCCTATTGGGAATGGGAAGAGACCTATGCAGCAAAAGAAGATGAAATTCAAGAGTTTTTTCAAGCAAATGTAATAGATGTACAGTTTAAACAAAGTTCAGAAAATCAATTAGAGACTCAAAGTAGAAGACTTTGGAACATAATAAAACAATATATCTATACCGATATGTCTGAACAGGAATTGATACAACTAGCTGATCAAAATGGTGAAACTTATTTTGAGGATGTGGACTCTAAATTAAAGGTGTACTACAAAATTGGTTATGTGAAAAATGATGAAGACGAGTATGTATTTTACGCTATGTTGTTTACATTAGAAAATGTTCAAACGATATTTAGAGCTTTGAATAATTTCTATATGATACAATATTTGATTACCACATTGATTGTGATATTAGCAGGGCTGTTCTTTGCTAGAAAATTTAAGAAACCAATGACACAACTTAATGACTATGCTAAGCACATAGCTGCTGCAGATTTTGAAACGCAACTTCATATAGTATCGAATGATGAAACTGGTGAACTCTGTGATAGTTTGAATGAAATTTCAAGAAATCTTAAAGTTAAAATGGATGAATTAAGTGATGAAGCTTTAAGAAAAGAAAAAGAAGAAAAAAGAATGAGAATGTTACTGGCAAGTTTATCTCATGAATTTAAAACTCCATTAGGTATAATTGCTGGATTTGTTCAGATGCGAAAAGATAGTATAAAACCTGAGAAAGCTGATTATCACTATATGGTAATAGAAGATGAAATTTCAAGATTAAATTCATTGGTATTAGAGACTATAGAATTAACTAATTATGAATCAGGGACTGTTAAGACAGAATTTATGAGTTTTAGAATCAAGAAATGTGTTCACAATATCAGTAGGAAATTATCAAATGATGCGAGAAAAAAGAATATTGAAATTAAAATCGACGGGCAAGAAACTTTTGTCATTGGAGATGTAAAGAAAATCGAGCAAGTTTTATTAAATCTTATAAGTAATGCAATTAAGTATTCCTATGATTATGAAGATATTACTATAATATTAGAAGTAAAGAAAGAGGATCTGTATGTCTATATTGATAACACTGGAACAGCAATATCTGAGGAAGAGTTAGCACATATATGGGATGCTTTTTATAGAATAGAAACATCGAGAAATAGATCATCGGGCGGTAGTGGTCTTGGATTAGCTATAGTTAATAATATTTTAGAACTGCATAATAGTGATAGAGGTATAATCAATACATCGAATGGCATAAGAGCGTACTTTTCATTAGCTGTCGATAAAAAGGAGACATAA
- a CDS encoding SRPBCC domain-containing protein, which produces MKLVYHFYIASSLENIWSILTTPEGSSKIFYGAEVHSTFKKGDSIQYIGPGRDGDNTLHIQGIIEDVKVNEKLKHTFIVGDAYRDNGNRFSSTITYELKPSEHFVKLIVIHDDWDEGDPAYENTKENWWLMLSNIKTLAETGKPLNIGLHE; this is translated from the coding sequence ATGAAATTAGTCTATCATTTTTATATTGCTTCAAGCTTAGAAAACATATGGTCAATTCTTACAACTCCAGAAGGAAGTTCAAAAATTTTTTATGGAGCTGAAGTCCATTCAACATTTAAAAAAGGAGACTCTATTCAATATATTGGTCCTGGAAGAGATGGTGACAATACTCTTCATATTCAAGGGATTATTGAGGACGTTAAAGTGAATGAAAAACTTAAGCATACATTTATAGTTGGTGATGCTTATAGAGATAATGGTAATAGATTTTCCTCAACAATAACTTATGAACTCAAGCCATCGGAGCACTTTGTAAAGCTTATTGTTATTCATGATGATTGGGATGAGGGTGACCCAGCCTATGAAAATACAAAAGAAAACTGGTGGCTTATGTTGTCAAATATTAAGACACTTGCTGAAACAGGTAAACCGCTTAATATAGGTCTACATGAGTAA
- a CDS encoding SIMPL domain-containing protein, translating into MYNIHRNYMRRNERSEIIVRGIAKEYTLPDMGIVIANIVSTGEDPVETEMLNSDTVDKILKWLKRTGVQDKDIRVEKEILTPFFDYENNILKHQATTFIAVYFYDYSSMSEFVYNIEQEKDIIINRIVITLSNVYEFYNMALKNAVLTAYDKANIIAESMNTRLIPTPLVLEETTNFDEIIDEIIITGQQLKDIEYPMLVIPASVEVKFLVEEIE; encoded by the coding sequence ATGTACAATATTCACAGGAATTATATGCGTAGGAATGAGCGTAGTGAAATTATTGTTAGAGGTATTGCCAAGGAATACACTCTTCCAGATATGGGGATAGTAATAGCCAATATAGTTTCAACTGGTGAAGATCCTGTTGAAACTGAAATGTTAAATAGTGACACTGTAGATAAAATCTTAAAATGGTTAAAACGAACTGGTGTCCAGGATAAAGATATAAGGGTTGAAAAGGAAATATTAACACCTTTTTTCGACTACGAAAATAATATATTAAAGCATCAAGCAACTACTTTTATTGCTGTATATTTTTATGATTATTCTTCGATGAGTGAGTTTGTTTATAATATAGAGCAAGAAAAAGATATTATAATTAATAGAATCGTAATAACACTAAGTAATGTATATGAGTTCTATAATATGGCTCTAAAAAATGCGGTCCTAACAGCTTATGACAAAGCTAATATAATTGCAGAGAGTATGAACACAAGACTCATTCCTACTCCATTGGTTTTGGAGGAGACGACTAACTTTGATGAAATAATAGATGAAATTATTATTACGGGGCAACAATTGAAAGATATTGAATACCCAATGTTGGTAATACCAGCTTCTGTAGAAGTAAAATTTTTGGTAGAAGAAATTGAATAA
- a CDS encoding phosphotransferase enzyme family protein, whose protein sequence is MFTFNTVEFRHALEKSIQETYDFDKVILNQLDAHDGSMNTVFHMCSTASEGYVRVTTRADRSIADLMAEVDFIRHLDVYGVSVATPYTSKDGKDVSIIKHMENVFCYVIFRVATGEQLSHRGYKYIEGIPLSKHHYNCGQILAQIHKASETYIPTAGYKRHHILDHFKVLIETLIPYEMIVVRGKFNALINQLEQLEKVDMSYGMIHGDFGDGNYNIDYRNGNITLFDFDDAGYCWYMYEIASAWSASTGWVMHEGDLVRRKVLMDQIFATIVEGYRSIRVLDDAYIEQLPLYLKLVEMEHFLGELLYVTITEGAIDFEDEELQELIHCIENDIPYLGIYEGD, encoded by the coding sequence ATGTTTACATTCAATACAGTAGAATTCAGACATGCATTAGAAAAATCGATACAAGAGACATATGATTTTGATAAGGTGATTCTCAATCAGTTGGATGCACATGATGGAAGTATGAATACTGTTTTTCATATGTGTAGTACAGCATCAGAAGGATATGTTAGAGTTACAACAAGAGCGGACAGAAGTATAGCAGATTTGATGGCTGAGGTTGACTTCATTCGCCATTTAGATGTATATGGTGTATCAGTAGCCACCCCCTATACATCTAAAGACGGAAAAGATGTTTCCATTATTAAGCATATGGAGAATGTGTTTTGCTATGTAATATTTCGAGTAGCAACTGGTGAGCAATTAAGTCATAGGGGGTATAAATATATTGAGGGTATACCACTAAGTAAACATCACTATAATTGTGGTCAAATTCTTGCTCAGATACATAAGGCTTCTGAGACATATATACCTACTGCTGGGTACAAGAGGCATCATATTCTGGACCACTTTAAAGTGTTAATTGAAACTTTAATACCTTATGAAATGATTGTAGTTCGTGGAAAGTTCAATGCACTCATTAATCAATTGGAACAATTAGAAAAGGTAGATATGAGTTATGGAATGATTCATGGCGACTTTGGTGATGGTAATTATAATATTGACTATCGCAATGGAAATATTACACTCTTCGATTTTGATGATGCTGGGTACTGTTGGTATATGTATGAGATAGCAAGTGCTTGGTCAGCTTCTACAGGCTGGGTTATGCATGAAGGAGATTTGGTAAGACGAAAAGTGTTAATGGATCAGATATTTGCAACCATTGTAGAAGGTTATCGCTCTATTAGGGTGCTGGATGACGCTTACATTGAGCAGCTACCGTTATACTTGAAGTTAGTTGAGATGGAGCATTTCCTTGGCGAACTATTGTATGTGACGATTACAGAAGGTGCTATTGATTTTGAGGATGAAGAACTACAGGAACTAATTCACTGTATAGAAAATGACATTCCATATTTAGGTATATATGAGGGTGATTAA